One genomic region from Laribacter hongkongensis DSM 14985 encodes:
- a CDS encoding anhydro-N-acetylmuramic acid kinase gives MSSVIESAASGYYIGLMSGTSMDGVDAVLAGFSGATPQALAHAACPYPATLRTALLALQTPGHDEITRSQLLALELAQLYAEAVEAVLRKAGLAAGQIAAVGCHGQTVRHAPHAGYTVQLNAPARLAELCGIDVVADFRSRDIAAGGQGAPLVPAFHQAVFASATEARVVLNIGGIANLTRLVPGQPVCGFDTGPGNMLLDAWCQHHLHRPFDENGAWAAQGQPLPALLERLLAEPYLALPAPKSTGRDLFSLDWLAQHLDGSERPADVARTLTLLTARSAADAILACTPGVAAVYVCGGGAFNPLLLADLAQALGPAVRLAGTDELGVPAQWVEGLAFAWLARACLCREAGNLPAVTGAAGLRVLGAVHPR, from the coding sequence ATGTCCAGCGTTATCGAGTCCGCAGCCAGCGGCTATTACATCGGCCTGATGTCCGGCACCAGCATGGATGGTGTGGACGCCGTGCTGGCCGGTTTCTCCGGAGCCACGCCACAGGCACTGGCGCATGCCGCCTGCCCTTACCCGGCGACCTTGCGGACCGCCCTGCTGGCCCTGCAAACACCGGGACACGACGAAATCACCCGCAGCCAGCTGCTGGCACTCGAACTGGCACAGCTGTACGCCGAAGCGGTGGAGGCGGTCCTGCGCAAGGCCGGCCTGGCCGCCGGGCAGATTGCCGCGGTCGGCTGCCACGGCCAGACCGTCCGCCATGCCCCGCATGCCGGCTATACCGTGCAGCTCAATGCGCCGGCGCGGCTGGCCGAGCTGTGCGGCATCGACGTGGTGGCCGATTTCCGCAGCCGCGACATCGCCGCCGGCGGCCAGGGCGCACCATTGGTGCCCGCATTCCATCAGGCGGTGTTTGCCAGCGCCACCGAAGCCCGGGTGGTGCTGAACATCGGCGGCATCGCCAACCTGACGCGCCTTGTACCCGGTCAGCCGGTGTGCGGATTCGACACCGGCCCCGGCAACATGCTGCTGGACGCCTGGTGCCAGCACCACCTGCATCGCCCGTTTGATGAAAACGGTGCCTGGGCGGCGCAAGGACAGCCGTTGCCGGCCCTGCTCGAACGCCTGCTGGCCGAGCCTTACCTGGCCCTGCCGGCACCCAAAAGCACCGGACGCGACCTGTTTTCCCTCGACTGGCTGGCGCAGCATCTCGATGGCAGCGAGCGGCCGGCCGACGTGGCACGCACGCTGACGCTGCTGACAGCCCGCAGTGCCGCCGACGCCATTCTCGCCTGCACGCCTGGCGTGGCCGCCGTGTACGTCTGCGGTGGCGGTGCGTTCAACCCGCTGCTGCTGGCCGATCTGGCCCAGGCACTGGGACCGGCCGTGCGTCTTGCCGGTACCGATGAACTGGGAGTGCCGGCGCAGTGGGTGGAGGGGCTGGCGTTTGCGTGGCTGGCACGCGCCTGCCTGTGCCGCGAGGCCGGCAACCTGCCCGCCGTCACCGGCGCAGCCGGCCTGCGGGTGCTGGGCGCCGTTCATCCCCGTTGA
- a CDS encoding peptidoglycan DD-metalloendopeptidase family protein: MNYRKLLDLPQKALASLHVSHAGWFALAALLPLTGAATAFAVSTDASTPLPPVETLTETLALPAFTIPAPSGARYWRADTIQRGDTLSSVMQRQGVSVGETMRFLAKGKIGRELLSLPAGATLHIETNDSGELFAIRYLRDDRNGEQNLVSIRKNGQGDWGISADAVETAAIETPRAIRISDSFAASSRRAGLPGDVRTQLQEIFGDQVNLNTLKSGDSVDVVYETLYFDGEDMGAGRVLGAEVRRGDQRWSAFYFAHDAESGSYYDAAGKALKKGFDARPVDGARVSSGFGFRRHPILRSIRKHAGIDYAASSGTPIRAAADGKVLDVRRDGGYGNVITLRHANRYDTVYAHMSRFGKFKAGQTVKAGDIIGYVGSTGRSTGPHLHFELRVAGTPVDPTVHALPTPSLSVAQLGKFRTQNVAFQRQMNVVAKLPEGSVLARID; encoded by the coding sequence ATGAATTATCGCAAACTGCTTGACCTCCCGCAAAAAGCCCTTGCCAGCCTGCATGTATCCCATGCCGGATGGTTTGCCCTGGCGGCCCTGTTGCCGCTGACCGGCGCGGCTACCGCTTTTGCCGTTTCCACCGATGCCTCGACCCCCCTGCCCCCGGTGGAAACCCTGACCGAAACACTGGCCCTGCCGGCGTTTACCATCCCGGCACCAAGCGGCGCGCGCTACTGGCGGGCCGACACCATCCAGCGCGGCGACACGCTCTCCAGCGTCATGCAGCGTCAGGGTGTCAGTGTCGGCGAAACCATGCGCTTTCTGGCCAAGGGCAAGATCGGCCGCGAGCTCCTGAGCCTGCCGGCCGGCGCCACCCTGCACATCGAAACCAACGACAGCGGCGAGCTTTTTGCCATCCGCTACCTGCGCGACGACCGCAACGGCGAACAGAACCTCGTCAGCATCCGCAAGAACGGCCAGGGCGACTGGGGCATCAGCGCCGACGCCGTGGAAACCGCCGCCATCGAAACCCCGCGCGCCATCCGCATCAGCGACAGCTTTGCCGCTTCCAGCCGTCGCGCCGGCCTGCCCGGCGACGTGCGTACCCAGTTGCAGGAAATCTTCGGCGACCAGGTGAACCTCAACACGCTCAAGTCCGGCGACAGCGTGGACGTGGTGTACGAGACCCTGTATTTCGACGGGGAAGACATGGGCGCCGGCCGGGTGCTCGGCGCCGAAGTCCGCCGTGGCGACCAGCGCTGGAGCGCCTTTTACTTTGCGCATGACGCTGAATCCGGCAGCTACTACGATGCCGCCGGCAAGGCGCTGAAAAAGGGCTTTGACGCCCGCCCGGTCGACGGGGCCCGCGTCAGCTCCGGCTTCGGCTTCCGCCGCCATCCGATCCTGCGCAGCATCCGCAAGCACGCCGGCATTGATTACGCTGCCAGCAGCGGCACGCCGATCCGCGCCGCCGCCGACGGCAAGGTGCTGGACGTGCGCCGTGACGGTGGCTACGGCAACGTGATCACCCTGCGCCACGCCAACCGCTACGACACCGTGTATGCGCACATGAGCCGTTTCGGCAAGTTCAAGGCCGGCCAGACCGTCAAGGCCGGCGACATCATCGGCTACGTCGGTTCCACCGGCCGTTCCACCGGTCCGCACCTGCACTTCGAACTGCGCGTGGCCGGCACGCCGGTCGATCCGACCGTGCACGCCCTGCCGACGCCGTCGCTGTCGGTGGCGCAGCTGGGCAAGTTCCGCACGCAGAACGTCGCCTTCCAGCGGCAGATGAATGTCGTGGCCAAGCTGCCCGAAGGCAGCGTGCTGGCACGCATCGACTGA
- the recJ gene encoding single-stranded-DNA-specific exonuclease RecJ, producing the protein MTLIVSRSAPDGVVAALTGDGVSPLMARLFAARGIEHASQLDAGLARLIPFSRLRNAEAMARRLADAIARRERLLVVADYDADGATACALAVKGLRAFGATVDFIVPNRFEYGYGLTPEIVGLAAERAPDILLTVDNGIASVAGVNAARALGMEVLVTDHHLPGDELPEALIVNPNQPGCDFPSKHLAGCGVMFYVLMALRAELRARGAFAAGGEPNLAQWLDLVALGTVADVVRLDDNNRILVEQGLRRMRGGRASPGIAALFAASGRPIAKASSFDLGFMLGPRLNAAGRLDDMTFGIEMLLAEREDSALEMARELDRMNRTRREIEHGMQDEATLQLAGFDPAERFTLSLYRDDWHQGVVGIVASRLKDRFHRPAIVFAPGDAGEIKGSGRSIAGFHLRDALDLVSKREPGLIRKFGGHAMAAGLTVLEADLPRFSAAFEQVAREWLDEAALTRRIETDGALAVTELALDTARELALTVWGQGFPPPSFSDVFRVLEQRIVGGKHLKLTLGKDGGEFEAMLFNHSEFLPERIDAVFRLNVNEWRGVELMQLYIDHWRAAA; encoded by the coding sequence ATGACTCTGATTGTTTCCCGCAGTGCCCCTGACGGCGTGGTTGCCGCCCTGACCGGCGACGGCGTGTCGCCCCTGATGGCGCGCCTGTTTGCCGCCCGTGGCATCGAACACGCCAGCCAGCTGGATGCCGGGCTGGCCCGGCTGATCCCGTTTTCCCGGCTCCGCAATGCCGAGGCCATGGCCCGGCGACTGGCCGACGCCATCGCCCGGCGCGAGCGCCTGCTGGTGGTGGCTGACTACGATGCCGACGGCGCCACTGCCTGCGCCCTGGCGGTCAAGGGCCTGCGGGCCTTTGGCGCCACGGTGGATTTCATCGTTCCCAACCGCTTCGAGTACGGCTACGGCCTGACGCCGGAGATTGTCGGGCTGGCGGCCGAACGTGCCCCTGACATCCTGCTGACGGTCGACAACGGCATTGCCAGCGTGGCCGGCGTCAACGCCGCGCGCGCGCTCGGCATGGAAGTGCTGGTGACCGACCACCACCTGCCGGGCGACGAGTTGCCCGAGGCGCTGATCGTCAACCCCAACCAGCCCGGCTGCGACTTTCCTTCCAAGCATCTGGCCGGCTGCGGCGTGATGTTCTACGTGCTGATGGCCCTGCGTGCCGAGCTGCGCGCCCGCGGTGCCTTTGCGGCCGGAGGCGAGCCGAACCTGGCGCAATGGCTGGACCTGGTGGCACTGGGGACGGTGGCCGACGTGGTGCGGCTGGACGACAACAACCGCATCCTGGTCGAGCAGGGGCTGCGGCGCATGCGCGGCGGACGGGCATCTCCGGGCATCGCGGCACTGTTTGCCGCCAGCGGCCGCCCGATCGCCAAGGCCTCAAGCTTTGACCTTGGCTTCATGCTCGGGCCGCGCCTGAATGCTGCCGGCCGGCTGGACGACATGACCTTCGGCATCGAAATGCTGCTGGCCGAGCGCGAGGACAGCGCCCTGGAGATGGCGCGCGAGCTGGACCGCATGAACCGTACCCGGCGCGAGATCGAGCACGGCATGCAGGACGAGGCCACGCTGCAACTGGCCGGCTTTGATCCGGCCGAGCGCTTTACCCTGTCGCTTTACCGCGATGACTGGCACCAGGGCGTGGTCGGGATTGTCGCCTCGCGCCTCAAGGACCGCTTTCACCGGCCGGCCATCGTGTTTGCACCGGGCGATGCCGGCGAGATCAAGGGCTCGGGGCGCTCGATCGCCGGTTTTCACCTGCGCGATGCGCTGGACTTGGTCAGCAAGCGCGAGCCGGGCCTGATCCGCAAGTTCGGCGGGCACGCCATGGCCGCCGGCCTGACGGTGCTGGAAGCCGACCTGCCGCGATTTTCGGCGGCATTCGAGCAGGTGGCGCGCGAGTGGCTGGACGAAGCGGCCCTGACCCGGCGCATCGAAACCGACGGTGCGCTGGCCGTGACCGAACTGGCGCTCGACACTGCGCGCGAGCTGGCGCTGACCGTGTGGGGGCAGGGCTTTCCGCCGCCGAGTTTTAGCGACGTGTTCCGGGTGCTGGAGCAGCGCATTGTCGGCGGCAAGCACCTGAAGCTGACGCTGGGCAAGGACGGCGGTGAATTCGAGGCCATGCTGTTCAACCACAGCGAATTCCTGCCCGAGCGCATCGACGCGGTGTTCCGCCTCAATGTCAACGAATGGCGCGGGGTCGAGCTGATGCAGCTCTACATCGACCACTGGCGCGCGGCGGCCTGA
- the bluB gene encoding 5,6-dimethylbenzimidazole synthase produces MNSAAFDPAEQQGLWRAIRERRDMRHFNGTPLEAGQLERLLEAARLAPSVGYMQPWRFIRITDPALRLAIHAEVEVERQQTAATLPSRQAEFLRLKIEGIRECSELLVSVLMPDDGRHIIGRRTMPDMALASAACAIQNLWLAARAEGIGMGWVSFFEPARLAARLALPTGARPIAVLCLGPVDAFYPRPQFEDAGFGARLPLDDILFENGWPDGAGPTPSAY; encoded by the coding sequence ATGAACTCCGCAGCCTTTGACCCGGCCGAACAGCAAGGCCTGTGGCGCGCCATCCGCGAACGGCGCGACATGCGCCACTTCAACGGCACCCCGCTTGAGGCCGGCCAGCTCGAACGCCTGCTCGAAGCCGCCCGGCTCGCGCCGTCGGTCGGCTACATGCAGCCGTGGCGCTTCATCCGCATCACCGACCCGGCCCTGCGGCTGGCCATCCATGCCGAAGTGGAGGTCGAACGCCAGCAGACTGCGGCCACGCTGCCCAGCCGGCAGGCCGAATTCCTGCGCCTCAAGATCGAGGGCATCCGCGAATGCTCGGAACTGCTGGTCTCGGTGCTGATGCCGGACGACGGCCGCCACATCATCGGCCGCCGCACCATGCCGGACATGGCGCTGGCCTCGGCCGCCTGCGCCATCCAGAACCTGTGGCTGGCAGCCCGTGCCGAAGGCATCGGCATGGGCTGGGTGTCGTTTTTCGAGCCGGCGCGGCTCGCGGCACGGCTGGCACTGCCCACCGGCGCCCGGCCGATTGCCGTCCTGTGCCTCGGGCCGGTGGATGCCTTTTACCCGCGCCCGCAGTTCGAGGATGCCGGCTTCGGCGCCCGGCTGCCGCTGGACGACATCCTGTTCGAAAACGGCTGGCCCGACGGCGCCGGCCCCACCCCCAGCGCCTACTGA
- a CDS encoding TetR/AcrR family transcriptional regulator, producing the protein MKKPRLKTYDRIIAESLVLFNEQGERSTTTNHIAAHLGISPGNLYYHFRNKEEIVYQIFLRYKAFLSERLAAPTDRDISVADLEPYLDTVFQAMWQFRFMFYDLPGLLARNPQMQSEYHQFIHTDLEERLIGLFREFTRIGLVHIDEEDIEPLVTNIWLVAKFWFAFEETARPREPITEAAGRRGAVQVLALFKPYIAESYLPTFRSLIARYQ; encoded by the coding sequence ATGAAAAAGCCGCGCCTCAAAACCTACGACCGCATCATTGCCGAGAGCCTGGTCCTGTTCAACGAACAGGGCGAGCGGTCGACCACCACCAACCACATTGCCGCACACCTGGGCATCAGCCCCGGTAACCTGTACTACCACTTCCGCAACAAGGAAGAGATCGTTTACCAGATCTTCCTGCGCTACAAAGCCTTCCTGTCCGAACGGCTGGCCGCGCCGACCGACCGCGACATCTCGGTGGCCGACCTCGAGCCGTACCTCGACACGGTGTTCCAGGCCATGTGGCAGTTCCGCTTCATGTTCTACGACCTGCCGGGCCTGCTGGCCCGCAATCCGCAAATGCAGTCGGAATACCACCAGTTCATCCACACCGACCTCGAAGAACGCCTGATCGGCCTGTTCCGCGAATTCACCCGCATCGGGCTCGTGCACATCGACGAGGAAGACATCGAACCACTGGTCACCAACATCTGGCTGGTGGCGAAATTCTGGTTTGCCTTCGAAGAAACCGCCCGCCCCAGGGAGCCGATCACCGAAGCGGCCGGCCGGCGGGGAGCCGTCCAGGTACTGGCGCTGTTCAAGCCCTATATTGCAGAAAGCTACCTGCCCACTTTCCGCAGCCTGATTGCCCGCTACCAATGA
- a CDS encoding mechanosensitive ion channel family protein: MESLGELWRALPANDLLRTGILLACLVAVRVLAVRALARQPQISIEMRRRWSVNLRNALLIAGLIGIVAIWSRELQTVAVSLVVIASAIAIAFKEVILCLSGSFYRTMSKAYNIGDRIELGELRGRVVDISVLTTTIVEIGPQHDAHQQTGRLITFPNSLLLGHALAREDYTGNFIVHVITVPVSLEADVLEAEHILINAAREVCAPFLEEAQAHMKALESMHLIDTPSVAPRVSLKIVDDEIVRLNLRIAVPRIRKQTVEQDILHRFLAAFHPARPPSADQTDPS; encoded by the coding sequence ATGGAAAGCCTCGGCGAACTCTGGCGTGCGCTGCCGGCCAACGACCTGCTGCGCACCGGCATCCTGCTGGCGTGCCTGGTGGCCGTGCGCGTGCTGGCAGTCCGCGCGCTGGCGCGCCAGCCGCAGATTTCGATCGAGATGCGCCGGCGCTGGTCGGTCAACCTGCGCAATGCGCTGCTGATCGCCGGCCTGATCGGCATCGTGGCCATCTGGTCACGCGAGCTGCAAACGGTAGCGGTATCGCTGGTGGTGATCGCTTCGGCGATCGCCATTGCCTTCAAGGAGGTGATCCTGTGCCTGTCGGGCAGCTTCTACCGCACCATGAGCAAGGCCTACAACATCGGTGACCGCATCGAGCTTGGCGAACTGCGCGGACGGGTGGTGGACATCAGCGTGCTGACCACCACCATCGTCGAGATCGGCCCGCAGCACGACGCACACCAGCAGACCGGCCGCCTGATCACCTTCCCCAACAGCCTGCTGCTGGGACACGCGCTGGCCCGCGAGGACTACACCGGCAACTTCATCGTCCACGTCATCACCGTGCCGGTCAGCCTTGAAGCCGACGTGCTGGAAGCCGAGCACATCCTGATCAATGCGGCACGCGAAGTCTGTGCACCGTTCCTTGAAGAGGCGCAGGCCCACATGAAGGCACTGGAATCCATGCACCTCATCGACACGCCCTCGGTTGCGCCACGCGTGTCACTGAAGATCGTCGATGATGAAATCGTCCGCCTCAACCTGCGCATCGCCGTGCCGCGCATCCGCAAGCAGACGGTCGAGCAGGACATCCTGCACCGCTTCCTGGCAGCGTTCCATCCTGCCCGGCCCCCGTCTGCCGACCAGACCGACCCGTCCTGA
- a CDS encoding peptide chain release factor 3, protein MSEFIAREAQRRRTFAIISHPDAGKTTLTEKLLLFSGAIQEAGTVKGKKGGKFATSDWMEIEKQRGISVASSVMQFDYYDNVVNLLDTPGHQDFSEDTYRVLTAVDSALMVIDAAKGVEAQTIKLLNVCRLRDTPIVTFMNKYDREVRDSLELLDEVENILEIRCAPVTWPIGMGKTFRGVYHLLNDQVLLFDAGGERLPHEFDVIDGIDNPRLDELFPLEIGQLRNEIELVKAASNEFDLEDFLAGKLTPVFFGSAINNFGVKEILDALIGWAPPPRPRDATVRVVSPDEERFSGFVFKIQANMDPKHRDRIAFLRVCSGKFERGMKMKHLRLNRDVAASSVVTFMAHSREIVEEAFAGDIIGIPNHGNIQIGDSFSEGEQLAFTGIPFFAPEIFKAVRIRNPLKIKQLQKGLQQLGEEGAVQVFKPENGADLILGAVGVLQFEVVAHRLQTEYGVEAVFESCPIWTARWVSCEDRTKLAEFQRAAINNLAVDAAGSLAYLAPNRVNLELASERHPAIVFHATREHAVKLS, encoded by the coding sequence ATGTCCGAATTCATTGCCCGCGAAGCACAGCGCCGCCGTACCTTCGCCATCATCTCCCACCCTGACGCGGGTAAAACCACCCTGACCGAAAAGCTCCTGCTGTTCTCGGGTGCCATTCAGGAAGCCGGCACCGTCAAGGGCAAAAAGGGCGGCAAGTTCGCCACCTCGGACTGGATGGAAATCGAAAAGCAGCGCGGCATCTCGGTCGCCAGCTCGGTGATGCAGTTCGACTACTACGACAACGTGGTCAACCTGCTCGACACCCCGGGGCACCAGGACTTCTCCGAAGACACCTACCGCGTGCTGACCGCCGTCGACAGCGCCCTGATGGTGATCGACGCCGCCAAGGGCGTGGAAGCACAGACCATCAAGCTGCTGAACGTCTGCCGCCTGCGCGACACCCCGATCGTCACCTTCATGAACAAGTACGACCGGGAAGTGCGCGACTCGCTGGAGCTGCTCGACGAAGTCGAAAACATCCTCGAGATCCGCTGCGCGCCGGTCACGTGGCCGATCGGCATGGGCAAGACCTTCCGTGGCGTCTACCACCTGCTCAACGACCAGGTGCTGCTGTTCGATGCCGGCGGCGAACGCCTGCCACACGAATTCGATGTCATCGACGGCATCGACAACCCGCGGCTGGACGAACTCTTCCCGCTGGAAATCGGGCAGCTGCGCAACGAGATCGAACTCGTGAAAGCGGCCAGCAACGAATTCGACCTTGAGGATTTCCTCGCCGGCAAGCTCACCCCGGTGTTCTTCGGCTCGGCCATCAACAACTTCGGCGTCAAGGAAATCCTCGACGCCCTGATCGGCTGGGCTCCGCCGCCGCGTCCGCGTGACGCCACCGTGCGCGTGGTCAGCCCGGACGAAGAGCGCTTCTCCGGTTTCGTGTTCAAGATCCAGGCCAACATGGACCCGAAGCACCGCGACCGCATCGCCTTCCTGCGCGTGTGCTCGGGCAAGTTCGAGCGCGGCATGAAGATGAAGCACCTGCGCCTGAACCGTGACGTGGCCGCCAGCTCGGTGGTGACATTCATGGCGCACAGCCGCGAAATCGTCGAAGAGGCCTTTGCCGGTGACATCATCGGTATCCCCAACCACGGCAACATCCAGATCGGCGACAGCTTCAGCGAAGGCGAACAGCTGGCCTTTACCGGCATCCCGTTCTTTGCGCCGGAAATCTTCAAGGCCGTGCGCATCCGCAACCCGCTCAAGATCAAGCAGTTGCAGAAAGGCCTGCAACAGCTGGGCGAAGAAGGTGCCGTGCAGGTGTTCAAACCGGAAAACGGCGCCGACCTGATCCTGGGCGCGGTGGGCGTGCTCCAGTTCGAAGTGGTGGCTCACCGGTTGCAGACCGAGTACGGCGTCGAGGCGGTGTTCGAATCCTGCCCGATCTGGACCGCCCGCTGGGTCAGCTGCGAAGACCGGACCAAGCTCGCCGAATTCCAGCGCGCCGCCATCAACAACCTCGCCGTCGACGCGGCCGGCAGCCTCGCCTACCTGGCGCCGAACCGGGTCAACCTCGAGTTGGCCAGCGAGCGTCATCCGGCGATTGTCTTCCACGCCACCCGCGAACACGCGGTCAAGCTGTCGTAA
- a CDS encoding riboflavin synthase: MFTGIVAGTAEVVALTEKTAFRTHVVRLPAGLLPGLATGASVAHNGVCLTVTSVDGDLVSFDLMQETLRVTNLGELQVGDRVNVERAARFGDDIGGHAMSGHVMATAVITRVIDTPDNRTVWFRLPDELAKFVFTKGYIGIDGCSLTIGAVEHAGFCVHLIPETLARTNLGWRQAGERVNIEIDPQTQVIVETVERVLAGRGDGR, translated from the coding sequence ATGTTTACCGGCATCGTTGCGGGCACGGCCGAGGTGGTTGCCCTGACTGAGAAGACTGCTTTCCGCACCCATGTCGTCCGCTTGCCGGCCGGCCTGCTGCCCGGACTGGCCACCGGGGCGTCGGTGGCGCACAACGGCGTGTGCCTGACGGTGACGTCCGTTGATGGCGATCTCGTCAGCTTTGACCTGATGCAGGAAACCCTGCGCGTGACCAACCTGGGCGAGTTGCAGGTGGGTGACCGGGTGAACGTGGAGCGGGCCGCCCGCTTCGGCGACGATATCGGCGGCCATGCCATGAGCGGCCACGTGATGGCCACTGCCGTCATCACCCGCGTCATCGATACGCCGGACAACCGGACCGTATGGTTCCGCCTGCCCGACGAACTGGCGAAGTTCGTGTTCACCAAGGGCTACATCGGCATCGATGGTTGCAGCCTGACCATCGGTGCGGTCGAGCATGCCGGATTCTGCGTGCACCTGATTCCGGAAACGCTGGCCCGTACCAACCTCGGCTGGCGGCAGGCCGGCGAGCGCGTCAACATCGAAATCGATCCGCAGACGCAGGTGATCGTCGAGACGGTCGAACGGGTGCTGGCCGGCCGGGGTGACGGCCGGTGA
- a CDS encoding diphthine--ammonia ligase gives MSARPALVSWSGGKDSALAMWRARRQGWEPVALFNMLAAREERSRSHGLAPAVLAAQAQALGLPLVTARADWSDYEAVFIATLRDESRRAEAVVFGDIDLDAHREWEEKVCHAAGLEAVLPLWQQPRRALVDEMIAAGFVARICTVRDGVLPAAFLGRVLDDGCVRELEALGVDPCGEAGEFHTLVVDGPGFAAPLELRTGHTHSHGGCTFIDFSLA, from the coding sequence GTGAGTGCCCGTCCGGCACTGGTTTCATGGAGTGGCGGCAAGGATTCGGCTCTGGCCATGTGGCGCGCGCGCCGGCAGGGCTGGGAGCCGGTGGCGCTGTTCAACATGCTGGCGGCCCGGGAAGAGCGCAGCCGCTCGCACGGGCTGGCGCCGGCCGTGCTGGCCGCGCAGGCGCAGGCACTGGGGCTGCCGCTGGTGACGGCCCGGGCCGACTGGTCCGACTACGAAGCCGTGTTCATCGCCACCCTGCGTGACGAATCCCGCCGGGCAGAAGCGGTGGTGTTTGGCGACATTGACCTTGACGCGCACCGGGAGTGGGAGGAAAAGGTCTGTCATGCCGCTGGTCTGGAAGCCGTGCTGCCGCTGTGGCAGCAGCCGCGCCGGGCGCTGGTGGACGAGATGATTGCCGCCGGTTTCGTCGCGCGCATCTGCACCGTGCGCGACGGCGTGCTGCCGGCCGCATTCCTCGGGCGGGTGCTGGACGACGGTTGCGTGCGCGAGCTGGAGGCACTGGGGGTTGATCCCTGCGGCGAGGCCGGAGAATTCCACACGCTGGTGGTGGACGGTCCCGGATTTGCCGCGCCGCTTGAATTACGCACTGGTCATACCCATTCACACGGCGGCTGTACTTTTATCGATTTTTCACTGGCCTGA
- the ribBA gene encoding bifunctional 3,4-dihydroxy-2-butanone-4-phosphate synthase/GTP cyclohydrolase II codes for MSISPIQDILADIRAGKQVILIDDEDRENEGDLILAADFVSPEHINFMAKHGRGLICLTLTEDRCRQLNLPLMVQHNGSSHGTNFTLSIEAAEGVSTGISAADRARTVQAAVSRHARPEDIVQPGHIFPLMAQPGGVLVRAGHTEAGCDLTGLAGLTPSAVICEIMNDDGTMARLPELLVFAEQHGLKVGTIADLIAYRSQTESLIEHVAERDVDTPYGLLRLHAFRDTTTGAAHLALVKGRIDAAAETLVRVHEPLSVMDWLDTRDTGHSWSVPKVMAEFERAGSGVLILLHRDETADALLARAFPGVVSEPARKWDPKIYGIGAQILKRLGVGRMRLMSKPLKIPSMTGFSLEVCGYLEAASRQS; via the coding sequence ATGAGCATTTCCCCGATCCAAGACATTCTGGCCGACATCCGCGCCGGCAAGCAGGTCATCCTGATCGATGACGAAGACCGCGAAAACGAAGGCGACCTGATCCTGGCCGCCGATTTCGTTTCTCCCGAGCACATCAACTTCATGGCCAAGCACGGCCGTGGCCTGATCTGCCTGACGCTGACCGAAGACCGCTGCCGCCAGCTCAACCTGCCCTTGATGGTGCAGCACAACGGCTCGTCGCACGGCACCAATTTCACCCTGTCGATCGAAGCCGCCGAAGGCGTGTCGACCGGCATTTCCGCTGCCGACCGTGCCCGCACGGTGCAGGCCGCCGTGTCCCGGCATGCCCGGCCTGAAGACATCGTGCAGCCGGGACACATTTTTCCGCTGATGGCCCAGCCTGGCGGCGTGCTGGTGCGTGCCGGCCATACCGAAGCCGGCTGCGACCTCACCGGCCTTGCCGGCCTGACCCCGTCGGCCGTGATCTGCGAAATCATGAATGACGACGGCACCATGGCCCGCCTGCCGGAGCTTCTGGTGTTTGCCGAGCAGCACGGCCTCAAGGTCGGCACCATTGCCGACCTGATCGCCTACCGCAGCCAGACCGAAAGCCTGATCGAGCATGTCGCCGAGCGTGACGTCGATACGCCGTACGGCCTGCTGCGCCTGCATGCCTTCCGCGACACCACTACCGGAGCCGCCCACCTGGCGCTGGTCAAGGGCCGCATCGATGCGGCCGCCGAAACGCTGGTGCGCGTGCACGAGCCGCTGTCGGTGATGGACTGGCTGGATACCCGCGACACCGGCCACAGCTGGTCGGTGCCGAAAGTGATGGCCGAATTCGAGCGCGCCGGCAGCGGCGTGCTGATCCTGCTGCACCGCGATGAAACCGCCGATGCCCTGCTGGCGCGGGCCTTCCCCGGTGTGGTCAGCGAACCGGCACGCAAATGGGACCCGAAGATCTACGGCATCGGGGCACAGATCCTCAAGCGCCTTGGCGTGGGCCGCATGCGGCTGATGTCCAAGCCGCTGAAGATTCCCAGCATGACCGGTTTTTCGCTGGAGGTCTGCGGTTACCTCGAGGCAGCCTCGCGCCAGTCCTGA